From the Desulfovibrio sp. JY genome, one window contains:
- a CDS encoding ABC transporter ATP-binding protein: MTPPAAPGERPALIELADVTRTYVMAGIAHTVLDGVTLAIAAGEFAAIMGPSGSGKSTLLHILGLLDRPTAGHYLFSGRDTGTLDDDALSELRNQAIGFVFQSFYLIPYATALDNVLLPGLYSPTPGQVLRRRAEELLAKVGLADQAGHKPSQLSGGQQQRVALARALINDPDLILADEPTGQLDSATSAEIMELLASINRDSGKTVIVVTHDQSTAAYAGRQIHVHDGRVA; encoded by the coding sequence ATGACGCCCCCAGCCGCCCCGGGGGAACGCCCCGCGCTCATCGAGCTTGCCGACGTGACCCGGACCTACGTCATGGCCGGCATCGCCCACACCGTGCTCGACGGGGTGACGCTTGCCATCGCGGCCGGCGAGTTCGCCGCCATCATGGGGCCGTCGGGCTCGGGCAAATCCACCCTGCTCCACATCCTGGGCCTCCTCGACCGTCCCACCGCCGGCCACTACCTTTTTTCCGGCCGCGACACGGGCACCCTGGACGACGACGCGCTCTCCGAGCTGCGAAACCAGGCCATCGGCTTCGTCTTTCAAAGCTTCTACCTCATCCCCTACGCCACGGCCCTGGACAACGTACTGCTCCCCGGCCTCTACAGCCCGACGCCGGGACAGGTCCTGCGCCGCCGGGCCGAGGAACTGCTCGCCAAGGTGGGCCTGGCCGATCAGGCCGGGCACAAGCCCTCCCAGCTTTCCGGCGGCCAGCAGCAGCGCGTGGCCCTGGCCCGGGCGCTCATCAACGACCCGGACCTGATCCTGGCCGACGAGCCCACCGGCCAGCTCGATTCGGCCACCAGCGCCGAGATCATGGAACTTCTCGCCTCGATCAACCGCGACTCGGGCAAGACCGTCATCGTCGTCACCCACGACCAGTCAACGGCCGCCTATGCCGGCCGGCAGATCCACGTCCATGACGGCCGCGTGGCGTAG
- a CDS encoding HlyD family efflux transporter periplasmic adaptor subunit codes for MRIFKWLFLLAVIAGAGLFAWKHYTKKVEPPRVLATAEAKIGDVRKVLEATGIIKAQVGAIVKIGARATGTIKEMNVKVGDAVHKGQLIAVIDDRELRAGLDEAEAKLARASAELAQVEAVYPKRIAEAQAEQRLSEAKSNYAASNLKRQDELFRKELIARDVLEAARRDALVGQNEVLAKQASQVRLSTEFVKERIKAQKAMEEAQAVIDSIKTKISYTRIVSPIDGVVAFVTSQAGETVVAGLQVANLITVLDPKRLEMWIYVDETDVGQVTPGLPVEFRVDAYPATTFKGSVNQIYPQPEIRDNIVYYQALVRLDPKESIRLRPEMTTQCQIVVQQKKNVCIIPNAALKWLGDRQVVFAVGDNGAVQELHPKLGLEGLNVTEVLEGIAPGQKVATRIVLPGLTAPAINAPKPNRPTAR; via the coding sequence ATGCGCATATTCAAGTGGCTCTTTCTCCTGGCCGTCATCGCCGGGGCCGGGCTTTTCGCCTGGAAACACTACACCAAAAAAGTCGAACCGCCTCGCGTGCTGGCCACGGCCGAAGCCAAAATCGGCGACGTGCGCAAGGTTCTCGAGGCGACCGGCATTATAAAAGCCCAGGTCGGGGCCATCGTCAAAATCGGCGCCCGGGCCACCGGCACCATCAAGGAAATGAACGTCAAGGTCGGCGACGCGGTGCACAAAGGACAGCTCATCGCCGTCATCGATGACCGGGAACTGCGCGCCGGCCTCGACGAAGCCGAGGCCAAGCTCGCACGCGCCAGCGCCGAACTGGCCCAGGTCGAAGCCGTCTACCCCAAACGCATCGCCGAGGCCCAGGCCGAGCAACGCCTGTCCGAGGCCAAAAGCAATTACGCCGCCAGCAACCTCAAGCGCCAGGATGAGCTCTTCCGCAAGGAACTCATCGCTCGCGACGTGCTCGAGGCCGCCCGCCGCGACGCCCTGGTCGGCCAAAACGAGGTCCTGGCCAAACAGGCCTCGCAAGTCCGCCTGAGCACCGAATTCGTCAAGGAGCGCATCAAGGCCCAAAAGGCCATGGAAGAGGCCCAGGCCGTCATCGATTCCATCAAGACCAAGATTTCCTACACCCGCATCGTCAGCCCCATCGACGGCGTGGTGGCCTTCGTCACCTCCCAGGCCGGCGAAACCGTGGTGGCCGGCCTGCAGGTGGCCAACCTCATCACCGTGCTCGACCCCAAGCGCCTGGAAATGTGGATCTACGTGGACGAAACCGACGTCGGCCAGGTCACCCCCGGCCTGCCCGTGGAGTTTCGCGTCGACGCCTACCCGGCCACCACCTTCAAGGGCAGCGTGAACCAGATCTATCCCCAGCCGGAAATCCGCGACAACATCGTCTACTACCAGGCCCTGGTGCGCCTCGACCCCAAGGAATCCATCCGGCTGCGCCCGGAAATGACCACCCAGTGCCAGATCGTGGTCCAGCAGAAAAAGAACGTCTGCATCATCCCCAACGCCGCGCTCAAGTGGCTCGGCGACCGGCAGGTGGTCTTCGCGGTCGGTGACAACGGCGCAGTGCAGGAACTGCACCCCAAGCTCGGCCTCGAAGGCCTGAATGTGACCGAGGTGCTCGAAGGCATCGCGCCAGGGCAGAAGGTGGCCACCCGCATCGTGCTGCCGGGCCTGACCGCGCCGGCCATAAACGCCCCCAAACCCAACCGGCCGACCGCGCGATGA
- a CDS encoding phosphomannomutase/phosphoglucomutase has protein sequence MKPVLPGVFRAYDIRGIVDVDFDPDWVERLGRAAGTFFARRGQMRAVLGHDCRLTSPEYQARLAAGLAACGIDVTCLGMVPTPGFYYGVKALARKAGIMVTASHNPPEFNGFKIWSGETTIHTDAIREIYDIMAAGEFVSGTGMVCEHDIKPSYIEHVAEQMVLARPVTVVVDGGNGAGGLICAEVLRQCGAKVIPLYCEPDGRFPNHHPDPVILENVADLAARVVAEGADFGVGLDGDADRIGVVDEAGRLLYGDQVLAIYARGVLAAHPGATVIGEVKCSHLLYKDIAAHGGEPIMAATGHSLIKSRMKETDATLAGEMSGHMFFADRYYGFDDGIYAAARLAEIVAASNVPLGQMLADWPATVNTPEIRMDCPDAIKFKVVEKARDFFKGRYDVIDVDGVRLTFPDGWGLLRASNTQPVLVLRFEAETPERLAEIRRIIEEPVAGWIAELGD, from the coding sequence ATGAAGCCAGTGTTGCCCGGGGTTTTCCGGGCCTACGACATCCGGGGTATCGTGGATGTGGATTTCGACCCGGACTGGGTGGAACGGCTCGGCCGGGCGGCGGGGACCTTTTTCGCGCGCCGGGGGCAGATGCGGGCCGTGCTCGGCCACGACTGCCGCCTGACCTCGCCCGAGTACCAGGCGCGTCTGGCCGCCGGGCTCGCCGCCTGCGGCATCGACGTGACCTGTCTCGGCATGGTGCCGACCCCGGGGTTCTACTACGGAGTCAAGGCCCTGGCCCGAAAGGCCGGCATCATGGTCACGGCCAGCCACAACCCTCCGGAATTCAACGGCTTCAAAATATGGTCCGGCGAGACGACCATCCACACCGACGCCATCCGGGAGATTTACGACATCATGGCCGCCGGCGAGTTCGTAAGCGGCACGGGCATGGTCTGCGAGCACGACATCAAGCCGTCGTATATCGAGCATGTGGCCGAACAGATGGTGCTGGCCCGGCCGGTGACGGTGGTCGTCGACGGCGGCAACGGGGCCGGCGGGCTCATCTGCGCCGAGGTGCTGCGCCAGTGCGGGGCCAAGGTCATTCCGCTCTACTGCGAACCGGACGGCCGGTTCCCCAACCACCATCCCGACCCGGTGATCCTGGAAAACGTGGCCGATCTGGCGGCGCGGGTCGTGGCCGAGGGCGCCGATTTCGGCGTCGGGCTCGACGGCGACGCCGACCGCATCGGCGTGGTGGACGAGGCGGGCAGGCTGCTTTACGGCGACCAGGTGCTGGCCATCTACGCCCGGGGCGTGCTGGCCGCGCATCCGGGAGCCACGGTCATCGGCGAGGTCAAGTGCAGCCATCTGCTCTATAAAGATATCGCCGCCCACGGCGGGGAGCCCATCATGGCCGCCACGGGCCATTCGCTGATCAAGTCGCGCATGAAGGAGACGGACGCCACCCTGGCTGGCGAGATGAGCGGCCACATGTTTTTCGCCGACCGCTACTACGGCTTCGACGACGGCATTTACGCCGCCGCCCGGCTGGCCGAGATCGTGGCCGCCTCGAACGTGCCGCTCGGGCAAATGCTTGCCGACTGGCCGGCGACGGTCAACACCCCGGAAATCCGCATGGACTGCCCGGACGCCATCAAGTTCAAGGTGGTGGAAAAGGCGCGTGACTTTTTTAAGGGCCGCTACGACGTCATCGACGTGGACGGGGTGCGGCTGACCTTTCCCGACGGTTGGGGGCTCCTGCGCGCCTCCAATACCCAGCCGGTGCTGGTGCTGCGCTTCGAGGCCGAAACGCCGGAGCGGCTGGCGGAAATCCGCCGCATCATCGAGGAGCCCGTGGCCGGCTGGATCGCCGAGCTTGGCGATTAG
- the hflK gene encoding FtsH protease activity modulator HflK, producing MNWDWDKLTEQKRRYGSQMPDPGRVGEDLGKKFSALRERLPGGPKIVIIVVALLWIASGIYIVEPDEAGVVQRFGAYAYTTGPGPHYHLPFPVETVKTPKVSQVRRVEIGFRSVYGRQGESLQNRRVPEESLMLTGDENIVDVQFSVQYQVGNPVDYLFKIAQPDETLKSAAEAAMREVMGKAKIDSVLTSGKLKVQTDTKDLLQYMLDLYDSGIEVTAVQLQDVHPPHEVVDAFKDVASAREDKSRLINEADAYANDILPKARGRAAAILNEAAAYREQTIREAKGGADRFAALLAAYEKARDVTRERLYIETMESVFANPGVEKIILGSDAAGKAVPYLPLGALPQAAAPASTAPTPKAAAAAAGKGGRP from the coding sequence ATGAACTGGGATTGGGACAAGCTCACGGAGCAAAAACGCCGTTACGGGTCGCAGATGCCTGACCCGGGCCGCGTCGGCGAGGATCTGGGCAAGAAATTCTCCGCCCTGCGGGAACGGCTCCCCGGCGGGCCGAAAATCGTCATCATCGTCGTGGCGCTCTTATGGATCGCCAGCGGCATCTACATCGTCGAGCCCGACGAGGCCGGCGTGGTCCAGCGGTTCGGCGCCTATGCCTATACCACCGGTCCCGGACCGCACTACCATTTACCGTTTCCCGTCGAAACCGTAAAGACCCCGAAGGTTTCGCAGGTGCGCCGGGTGGAGATCGGCTTCCGCTCCGTCTACGGCCGCCAGGGCGAATCGTTGCAGAACCGGCGCGTGCCCGAGGAGTCGCTCATGCTCACGGGCGACGAGAACATCGTGGACGTGCAATTCAGCGTGCAATACCAAGTCGGCAACCCGGTGGATTACCTCTTCAAGATCGCCCAGCCCGACGAGACGCTCAAGAGCGCGGCCGAGGCGGCCATGCGCGAGGTCATGGGCAAGGCCAAGATCGACTCCGTGCTGACCTCGGGCAAGCTCAAGGTGCAAACCGACACCAAGGATTTGCTTCAGTATATGCTCGACCTTTACGATTCCGGCATCGAGGTGACGGCCGTGCAGCTCCAGGACGTGCACCCGCCCCACGAGGTGGTCGACGCCTTCAAGGACGTGGCCAGCGCCCGCGAGGACAAGAGCCGGCTCATCAACGAGGCCGACGCCTACGCCAACGACATCCTGCCCAAGGCCCGGGGCCGGGCCGCGGCCATCCTCAACGAGGCCGCCGCCTACAGGGAGCAGACGATCCGCGAGGCCAAGGGCGGGGCGGACCGCTTCGCGGCCCTGCTTGCCGCCTACGAAAAGGCCAGGGACGTCACCCGCGAGCGCCTGTATATCGAGACCATGGAAAGCGTTTTCGCCAATCCCGGTGTGGAAAAGATCATTCTCGGCAGTGATGCGGCCGGCAAGGCCGTGCCCTACCTGCCGCTCGGGGCGCTGCCCCAGGCCGCCGCGCCGGCTTCGACCGCTCCGACGCCCAAGGCCGCGGCAGCCGCGGCGGGCAAGGGAGGCCGGCCGTGA
- a CDS encoding protease modulator HflC — MKNSMIVTAVVAFVVLVAAFQTVYEVDQTETAIVLQLGKPTGDTKEPGLHAKIPFVQNVIFFDARLLQYDAKAAEVLTLDKKNLVVDNYARWRITDPLLFYRTLRTVGRAHARLDDIIYAEVRVALGQYTLQDVVSEKRASIMSEVTKKSTDLLAPYGIQVVDVRIKRTDLPPENAQAIYGRMKAERERQAKLYRSEGYEEMEKIKSAAAKDRTVILAEAERQAQVLRGAGDAESTSVWAAAVGKDPDFFSFSRSLEAYRNGLSKDTRLILTPQSPFLKYWR; from the coding sequence GTGAAAAATTCCATGATCGTCACCGCCGTGGTGGCCTTTGTCGTGCTCGTGGCCGCCTTTCAGACGGTCTACGAGGTGGACCAGACCGAAACTGCCATCGTGCTCCAGCTTGGCAAGCCCACCGGCGACACCAAGGAGCCGGGACTGCACGCCAAGATACCCTTTGTGCAAAACGTGATCTTTTTCGACGCCAGGCTCCTGCAATACGACGCCAAGGCGGCCGAAGTCCTCACCCTGGACAAGAAAAATCTGGTGGTGGACAACTACGCCCGCTGGCGCATCACCGACCCGCTGCTCTTCTACCGGACGCTGCGCACCGTGGGCCGGGCCCATGCCCGCCTCGACGATATCATCTATGCCGAAGTGCGCGTGGCGCTCGGGCAGTACACCCTGCAGGACGTTGTTTCGGAAAAGCGCGCCTCGATCATGAGCGAGGTGACGAAGAAATCCACGGATCTGCTCGCCCCCTACGGCATCCAGGTGGTGGACGTGCGCATCAAGCGCACCGACCTGCCGCCGGAAAACGCCCAGGCCATCTATGGCCGCATGAAGGCCGAGCGCGAACGGCAGGCCAAGCTCTACCGCTCCGAAGGCTACGAGGAGATGGAAAAGATCAAGTCCGCCGCGGCCAAGGACCGTACCGTGATTTTGGCCGAAGCCGAGCGGCAGGCCCAGGTGCTGCGCGGCGCGGGCGATGCCGAGTCGACGTCGGTCTGGGCCGCGGCCGTGGGCAAGGACCCGGATTTCTTTTCCTTCAGCCGCAGCCTGGAAGCCTACCGCAATGGGCTTTCCAAGGACACGCGCCTGATCCTGACGCCGCAAAGTCCTTTTCTCAAGTATTGGCGCTGA
- the secF gene encoding protein translocase subunit SecF: MVLELIRPGTKINFLKYRKLAYLISAAVIVAGFVSLAVKGGPRYGVDFAGGLSIQVRFAKAMDVAELTKAADAAGLSNVAVQRFGQADANEYLIRASDQDVNQENVRTAVETALGKAFPDAGLDVQRLEMVGPKVGADLRGKALEAIFYSVLLIAIYISGRFEHRWMAAGIMAAGLAGGIYVLKLFGASTVWLIIAAMIITMALCYVLRLKYALGAVVADLHDVLITIGVFSLLDKEFDLTIVAALLTILGYSLNDTIIVYDRIREKNRTVGKTMPFEQVINLSINETLSRTILTAGTTLLTVACLYFFGGAVIHDFALAMLIGILAGTYSSIFVASPLLMDVGSGLKPRTGAPALAVPENTTETAGA; encoded by the coding sequence ATGGTTCTGGAGCTGATCCGGCCCGGCACGAAAATCAATTTTCTCAAGTACCGCAAGCTGGCCTATCTGATCTCGGCCGCCGTGATCGTGGCCGGTTTCGTGTCCCTGGCCGTCAAGGGCGGACCGCGCTATGGCGTCGATTTCGCCGGCGGCCTGTCCATTCAGGTCCGCTTCGCCAAGGCCATGGACGTGGCCGAGCTGACCAAGGCCGCGGACGCGGCGGGGCTTTCCAACGTGGCCGTGCAGCGCTTCGGTCAGGCCGACGCCAACGAGTACCTCATTCGGGCCTCGGACCAGGACGTCAACCAGGAAAACGTGCGAACCGCCGTGGAAACGGCTCTGGGCAAGGCTTTTCCGGACGCGGGACTCGATGTCCAGCGCCTGGAGATGGTCGGCCCCAAGGTCGGCGCGGACCTGCGCGGCAAAGCCCTGGAAGCCATCTTTTATTCGGTGCTGCTGATCGCCATCTATATTTCCGGCCGGTTCGAGCATCGTTGGATGGCGGCGGGCATCATGGCGGCGGGACTTGCCGGCGGCATTTACGTGCTCAAGCTTTTCGGCGCGTCCACGGTGTGGCTCATCATCGCGGCCATGATCATCACCATGGCCCTGTGCTACGTGCTACGGCTCAAATACGCCCTGGGGGCGGTGGTGGCCGATTTGCACGATGTCCTGATCACCATCGGCGTCTTTTCGCTCCTGGACAAGGAGTTCGATCTGACCATCGTGGCCGCGCTTTTGACCATCCTCGGTTATTCGCTCAACGACACCATCATCGTCTACGACCGCATCCGGGAGAAGAACCGCACCGTGGGCAAGACCATGCCCTTCGAGCAGGTCATCAACCTCAGCATCAACGAGACGCTCTCGCGCACCATCCTGACCGCCGGCACCACGCTCCTCACGGTGGCCTGTCTGTATTTCTTCGGCGGCGCGGTCATCCACGACTTCGCCCTGGCCATGCTCATCGGCATTCTGGCCGGCACCTATTCCTCGATCTTCGTGGCCAGCCCGCTCCTGATGGATGTGGGCTCGGGACTGAAGCCGCGCACCGGCGC